Proteins encoded together in one Streptomyces sp. NBC_01216 window:
- a CDS encoding carboxyl transferase domain-containing protein: protein MAERFTARAVIALVTDDFVDGATDEGRADGFPDRGAGRPGPARADGPLGWAGYDEARARAAGRTGEEESVVHGTARVGGRECVLLAFEFGFLGGSLGRAAGDRLVAAYRTARERRLPLVSLVATGGSRMQEGMVALTQLQRVAAETVRLREAGVPHVAVLRDPSTGGGWATVGAGADVVLALPDAQVAFAGSRVRPPEADPAAYTAEDQWRHGHVDALVAPADLRETLARWLRLLAPDPAGPEPVSGPAPAPPPGALTDAGAPRTGWEAVTRARGASRPRAGAYLDAYFEERAALRGDRAGGADPGVECGFGRHEGRAVAYAAQKGTATRPAGFRTVARLVELAGRLGIPVLTLIDTPGAANDAEAERAGAGPAIAAAFAAIAAARTPVTSLLIGEGGSGGALALAVPGNTWTTPDGYFSVIAPELAAAILKRAPDEAPATAEQLRLRPQDLVELGCARGIVPPSP, encoded by the coding sequence ATGGCTGAGCGGTTCACCGCCCGCGCGGTGATCGCGCTGGTCACGGACGACTTCGTGGACGGCGCCACGGACGAGGGCCGCGCCGACGGCTTCCCGGACCGGGGCGCGGGCCGGCCGGGGCCGGCGCGTGCCGACGGGCCGCTGGGCTGGGCCGGATACGACGAGGCGCGGGCCCGGGCCGCCGGCCGGACCGGCGAGGAGGAGTCCGTCGTGCACGGCACGGCGCGCGTCGGCGGGCGGGAATGCGTGCTGCTGGCCTTCGAGTTCGGCTTCCTCGGCGGTTCGCTGGGCCGAGCGGCCGGGGACCGGCTGGTCGCCGCGTACCGGACGGCCCGCGAACGGCGGCTCCCGCTGGTCTCGCTGGTGGCGACCGGAGGCAGCCGGATGCAGGAGGGCATGGTCGCCCTCACCCAGCTCCAGCGGGTGGCCGCCGAGACCGTGCGGCTCCGGGAGGCCGGTGTCCCCCATGTCGCGGTGCTGCGCGATCCGTCGACGGGCGGCGGATGGGCGACGGTCGGCGCGGGCGCGGACGTGGTCCTCGCCCTCCCGGACGCGCAGGTCGCGTTCGCGGGTTCGCGGGTGCGCCCGCCGGAGGCGGACCCCGCCGCCTACACGGCCGAGGACCAGTGGCGGCACGGGCACGTGGACGCGCTGGTGGCGCCGGCGGACCTGCGGGAGACGCTGGCGCGATGGCTGCGGCTGCTCGCCCCGGACCCGGCCGGTCCGGAGCCGGTCTCCGGCCCGGCGCCCGCTCCCCCGCCCGGCGCGCTCACCGACGCCGGCGCCCCCCGCACCGGCTGGGAGGCGGTGACCCGGGCCAGGGGGGCGAGCCGGCCCCGGGCGGGCGCCTACCTGGACGCGTACTTCGAGGAGCGGGCGGCCCTCCGCGGAGACCGGGCCGGCGGGGCGGACCCCGGGGTGGAATGCGGCTTCGGCCGGCACGAGGGCCGGGCGGTGGCGTACGCGGCGCAGAAGGGGACGGCGACCCGTCCGGCCGGGTTCCGGACGGTGGCGCGGCTCGTGGAGCTCGCGGGCCGGCTCGGGATTCCCGTGCTGACCCTGATCGACACGCCCGGCGCCGCCAACGACGCGGAGGCCGAACGGGCGGGCGCGGGACCGGCCATCGCGGCGGCGTTCGCGGCGATCGCCGCCGCGCGCACGCCGGTCACCTCGCTGCTGATCGGCGAGGGCGGTTCGGGCGGGGCCCTCGCCCTGGCCGTACCCGGCAACACCTGGACCACGCCGGACGGCTACTTCTCCGTCATCGCCCCCGAACTCGCCGCCGCGATCCTCAAGCGTGCTCCCGACGAGGCCCCGGCGACGGCCGAGCAGCTCCGGCTGCGCCCCCAGGACCTGGTTGAGCTGGGCTGTGCGCGCGGGATCGTGCCGCCCTCGCCGTGA